One Curtobacterium sp. MCLR17_007 DNA window includes the following coding sequences:
- a CDS encoding L,D-transpeptidase, with product MTRTRTIRAASTTLAAALLLTLGLTACTAQDTTTSTKPTTTRSASATPDAYSAPSAAQIAILPEAQYNAVIGGLLPYYESTIPKAADETYTISADAPLYGDDHSKPVARLAAKNFLGDPTVVVPVKVSGPWAMVMTPARQALPSAVKDGAAAQSAAWIRRDLLTKQTALKDHVVISVGKQTVSIVGSDGKTVQEFPAGVGAGGTPTPTGVIGYIQARYLDPAQNQTVHPIQLTTLHSSAADEPYGGNDGGLIGVHYESVARGAVSHGCVRLDGDAVDAVNALPVGTVVQIVA from the coding sequence ATGACCCGCACCCGCACCATCCGCGCGGCAAGCACCACGCTCGCCGCTGCGCTCCTCCTGACGCTCGGGCTGACCGCCTGCACGGCGCAGGACACCACGACGAGCACGAAGCCGACGACCACCCGGAGCGCCAGCGCGACGCCGGACGCCTACTCGGCGCCGAGCGCTGCACAGATCGCGATCCTGCCGGAGGCGCAGTACAACGCCGTCATCGGGGGCTTGCTGCCCTACTACGAGTCGACGATCCCGAAGGCCGCCGACGAGACGTACACGATCAGCGCGGACGCGCCGCTGTACGGCGACGACCACAGCAAGCCGGTCGCCCGGCTCGCCGCGAAGAACTTCCTCGGCGACCCGACGGTCGTCGTCCCGGTCAAGGTCTCCGGCCCCTGGGCGATGGTGATGACCCCGGCACGCCAGGCACTCCCCTCCGCGGTCAAGGACGGCGCCGCCGCACAGAGCGCCGCCTGGATCCGTCGAGACCTGCTGACGAAGCAGACCGCACTCAAGGACCACGTGGTGATCTCGGTCGGCAAGCAGACCGTCTCGATCGTGGGATCGGACGGCAAGACCGTGCAGGAGTTCCCGGCCGGCGTCGGCGCCGGCGGCACCCCGACCCCGACGGGCGTCATCGGGTACATCCAGGCCCGGTACCTCGACCCGGCGCAGAACCAGACCGTGCACCCCATCCAGCTGACGACGCTGCACTCGTCCGCAGCGGACGAACCGTACGGGGGGAACGACGGCGGCCTGATCGGCGTGCACTACGAGTCCGTCGCCCGCGGGGCGGTCTCACACGGGTGCGTCCGACTCGACGGCGACGCCGTCGACGCGGTGAACGCGCTGCCCGTCGGGACGGTCGTGCAGATCGTCGCGTAG
- a CDS encoding adenylosuccinate synthase gives MPAAVIIGAQWGDEGKGKATDLLGSRIDYVVKFNGGNNAGHTVVVGGEKYALHLLPSGILTPGVTPVIGNGVVVDIEVLFQELDALKARGVDVSKLRVSANAHVITHYHRTIDKVTERFLGKRQIGTTGRGIGPTYADKINRVGIRIQDIFDENILRQKVEAALDQKNHLLVKVFNRRAIDVDEVVESLLSFADRLRPMVADTALEIHQALERGDTVLFEAGQATMLDVDHGTYPFVTSSSATAGGAATGSGIGPGKLERIIGIVKAYTTRVGAGPFPTELFDESGEFLRANGFEFGTTTGRPRRCGWYDAPIARYTARINGVTDFVLTKLDVLTGLDTIPVCVAYEVDGQRVDEVPVNQSDFHHAKPVYQEFPGWTEDITGARSFEDLPKNAQDYVLAVEAMSGARISAIGVGPGRDAIVVRHDLLGA, from the coding sequence ATGCCCGCAGCAGTCATCATCGGCGCCCAGTGGGGCGACGAGGGCAAGGGAAAGGCCACCGACCTCCTCGGCAGCCGCATCGACTACGTCGTCAAGTTCAACGGCGGCAACAACGCCGGCCACACGGTCGTCGTCGGCGGCGAGAAGTACGCGCTGCACCTGCTGCCCTCCGGCATCCTCACGCCCGGCGTCACCCCGGTCATCGGCAACGGCGTCGTCGTCGACATCGAGGTCCTGTTCCAGGAGCTCGACGCCCTCAAGGCCCGCGGGGTCGACGTCTCCAAGCTCCGCGTCTCCGCGAACGCCCACGTCATCACGCACTACCACCGCACCATCGACAAGGTGACCGAGCGGTTCCTCGGCAAGCGGCAGATCGGCACCACCGGCCGCGGCATCGGACCGACCTACGCCGACAAGATCAACCGCGTCGGCATCCGCATCCAGGACATCTTCGACGAGAACATCCTGCGCCAGAAGGTCGAAGCCGCGCTCGACCAGAAGAACCACCTGCTGGTCAAGGTCTTCAACCGCCGTGCCATCGACGTGGACGAGGTGGTCGAGTCGCTGCTGTCCTTCGCCGACCGCCTGCGCCCGATGGTCGCCGACACCGCGCTCGAGATCCACCAGGCACTCGAGCGCGGCGACACCGTCCTGTTCGAGGCGGGCCAGGCCACCATGCTCGACGTCGACCACGGCACCTACCCGTTCGTCACCTCGTCGTCCGCCACCGCGGGCGGCGCGGCCACCGGCTCGGGGATCGGCCCGGGCAAGCTCGAGCGCATCATCGGCATCGTCAAGGCGTACACGACCCGTGTCGGCGCCGGTCCGTTCCCGACCGAGCTGTTCGACGAGTCGGGCGAGTTCCTGCGCGCCAACGGCTTCGAGTTTGGCACCACCACGGGGCGACCGCGTCGCTGCGGGTGGTACGACGCCCCGATCGCCCGGTACACGGCGCGGATCAACGGCGTGACCGACTTCGTGCTCACCAAGCTCGACGTCCTGACCGGGCTCGACACCATCCCCGTGTGCGTCGCGTACGAGGTCGACGGGCAGCGGGTCGACGAGGTGCCGGTCAACCAGTCCGACTTCCACCACGCCAAGCCCGTGTACCAGGAGTTCCCTGGCTGGACCGAGGACATCACCGGCGCCCGGTCGTTCGAGGACCTGCCGAAGAACGCCCAGGACTACGTGCTGGCGGTCGAGGCGATGTCCGGTGCGCGGATCTCGGCGATCGGCGTCGGGCCCGGCCGTGACGCGATCGTGGTCCGGCACGACCTGCTCGGGGCGTGA
- a CDS encoding low molecular weight phosphatase family protein — MSVRVLFVCSGNICRSPLGAQVLRARLGDAAASFDVESAGTIADDGAAMDGAAAEQSARLGGDPSAHASRYLTSDIVASADLVLTAERSHRAAAVQLAPRASKRAFTIKQFARVLQGLEAGDLDDVTTPQQLVERVARLRGTVPPPADPADDDVDDPYRRSTATHERVADEIDRALTVIAGALRAVA, encoded by the coding sequence GTGAGCGTGCGCGTCCTGTTCGTCTGCAGCGGCAACATCTGTCGGTCGCCGCTCGGCGCGCAGGTCCTGCGTGCCCGTCTCGGTGACGCGGCGGCGTCGTTCGACGTCGAGTCCGCCGGCACCATCGCGGACGACGGCGCGGCGATGGACGGCGCGGCCGCCGAGCAGTCCGCGCGGCTGGGCGGGGACCCGTCGGCGCATGCCTCGCGGTACCTGACCTCCGACATCGTCGCGAGCGCGGACCTCGTGCTGACCGCCGAGCGCTCCCACCGGGCGGCGGCGGTGCAGCTCGCACCGCGGGCATCGAAGCGGGCGTTCACGATCAAGCAGTTCGCCCGCGTGTTGCAGGGGCTCGAGGCCGGCGACCTGGACGATGTCACCACCCCACAGCAACTGGTCGAGCGGGTCGCCCGACTGCGGGGGACCGTCCCGCCACCGGCCGATCCCGCCGACGACGACGTGGACGACCCCTACCGGCGCTCGACGGCGACGCACGAGCGGGTCGCGGACGAGATCGACCGGGCACTCACCGTGATCGCGGGAGCGCTGCGCGCAGTCGCCTGA
- a CDS encoding SpoIIE family protein phosphatase produces the protein MSRPTSIFDSALVRQAPISGLVGLAVLLTTVVPDMPVTGSAAFLASIVVVAVATLFAAFAPHAAALVPVVLVLDFVALALLRSGTGAGASVFTSMVVLPVVWWASLPRRRTIVFAMAGVVGVILAPFVLMPDGAPGVSELVRLGTTLIVFGSVAAVVHELAGRARASVEAAEEREQQVRTEIERAAVVQRSLLPSSADGSTISSTPFGSAAVHTRSLGTLQVAGTCLPAKSVGGDFFDWYPTDDGLALSLGDVMGKGVGAGLIAAAVRTTLRSARAVDDPSMALHRASDGLTAEDGRSVVAFTTLFHARLGSDGSMRWADAGHGLAFVLRADGGVERLRSSDLPLGLGIRDEWRTSTGTLDPGDMLIAFSDGVLDLFGGRDDAIDAVAALARGEADRDPAALVTVLAQRADAVVHDDDVTVVALCRQPVTVPAAVDADAGLARSV, from the coding sequence ATGTCTCGCCCCACCAGCATCTTCGACAGCGCACTCGTCCGACAGGCCCCGATCAGCGGTCTGGTCGGCCTCGCGGTGCTCCTCACGACGGTCGTGCCCGACATGCCGGTGACCGGGTCCGCCGCCTTCCTGGCGAGCATCGTCGTCGTCGCCGTCGCCACCCTGTTCGCGGCGTTCGCGCCGCACGCGGCTGCACTCGTCCCCGTCGTCCTGGTGCTCGACTTCGTCGCCCTGGCGCTGCTGCGCAGCGGGACCGGCGCGGGTGCGTCGGTGTTCACGTCCATGGTCGTGCTGCCCGTGGTGTGGTGGGCGTCCCTGCCGCGGCGTCGCACCATCGTCTTCGCGATGGCCGGCGTCGTCGGGGTGATCCTGGCGCCCTTCGTGCTCATGCCGGACGGGGCTCCTGGCGTCAGCGAACTGGTCCGTCTCGGCACCACGCTCATCGTGTTCGGCTCCGTGGCCGCCGTCGTGCACGAGCTCGCCGGACGTGCGCGCGCGAGTGTCGAGGCCGCCGAGGAGCGCGAGCAGCAGGTCCGCACCGAGATCGAACGCGCGGCCGTGGTGCAGCGTTCCCTGCTGCCGTCGTCCGCGGACGGCTCGACGATCAGCAGCACCCCGTTCGGCAGCGCCGCCGTCCACACCCGGTCCCTCGGGACGCTGCAGGTCGCGGGCACCTGCCTGCCGGCCAAGAGCGTCGGCGGGGACTTCTTCGACTGGTACCCGACCGACGACGGACTCGCCCTCAGCCTGGGCGACGTGATGGGGAAGGGCGTCGGCGCGGGACTCATCGCCGCCGCCGTCCGCACGACCCTGCGGAGTGCCCGCGCCGTCGACGACCCCTCGATGGCGCTGCACCGGGCGTCCGACGGACTCACCGCCGAGGACGGCCGCAGCGTCGTCGCGTTCACCACGCTCTTCCACGCTCGCCTGGGCAGCGACGGCTCGATGCGCTGGGCCGACGCCGGACACGGACTGGCCTTCGTGCTGCGGGCCGACGGAGGGGTGGAGCGACTGCGCTCGTCAGACCTGCCACTCGGTCTGGGCATCCGCGACGAGTGGCGCACCTCGACGGGCACGCTCGACCCGGGCGACATGCTCATCGCCTTCAGCGACGGCGTGCTCGACCTGTTCGGCGGCCGCGACGACGCGATCGACGCTGTGGCGGCCCTCGCCCGCGGCGAAGCGGACCGCGACCCGGCGGCGCTCGTGACCGTCCTGGCCCAGCGGGCCGACGCGGTCGTGCACGACGACGACGTCACCGTCGTGGCGCTCTGCCGGCAGCCCGTCACGGTCCCCGCAGCGGTGGACGCGGACGCCGGACTCGCGCGCTCCGTCTGA
- a CDS encoding CPBP family intramembrane glutamic endopeptidase: MTDTSTSSGWRRFWARGGWWRTVLLTVVYLLVYFGVSQLIGLLVRPALDLDDVYGDPTSVLLGVTLPVLVMGVLLLVFARSLGWLPHLFRRRTDRAPRWIWIAVVITIVPPVLKLAGTDWSRFSAPLVLSILFMGLCVGLAEELLTRGFAVDLLERHGYSERAVFVLSSLVFGLIHLQNLLGGGNPLLVFATVGYAVGFGAMMYLALRVSRWLVVPMLLHALTDPTTLMAAGGLNDATATAGSPSALVTVASLFNFVYIVFGVVAVFLLPGRRRAGRSAEPAASRPGG, encoded by the coding sequence ATGGCGGCGCTTCTGGGCACGCGGAGGATGGTGGCGCACCGTCCTGCTGACGGTGGTCTACCTGCTCGTCTACTTCGGCGTCAGCCAGCTGATCGGGCTGCTCGTCCGACCGGCGCTCGACCTCGACGACGTGTACGGCGACCCGACGAGTGTGCTGCTCGGGGTGACCCTGCCGGTCCTGGTGATGGGCGTGCTGCTGCTGGTGTTCGCGCGGTCGCTGGGGTGGCTGCCGCACCTGTTCCGCCGACGCACCGACCGGGCACCGCGGTGGATTTGGATCGCGGTGGTCATCACGATCGTGCCGCCCGTGCTCAAGCTCGCCGGCACTGATTGGTCGCGGTTCTCGGCGCCCCTGGTGCTGTCGATCCTGTTCATGGGGCTGTGCGTCGGCCTGGCCGAGGAGCTCCTGACGCGCGGCTTCGCGGTGGACCTGCTCGAACGGCACGGGTACAGCGAGCGGGCGGTGTTCGTGCTGTCGTCCCTGGTGTTCGGGCTCATCCACCTGCAGAACCTGCTCGGCGGCGGGAACCCGCTGCTGGTGTTCGCGACCGTCGGCTACGCCGTGGGCTTCGGCGCGATGATGTACCTGGCGCTGCGGGTCAGCCGGTGGCTCGTGGTGCCGATGCTGCTGCACGCGCTGACCGACCCGACGACGCTGATGGCCGCCGGAGGGCTGAACGACGCGACGGCGACCGCGGGATCCCCGTCCGCGCTGGTCACCGTCGCGTCGCTGTTCAACTTCGTGTACATCGTCTTCGGCGTCGTCGCGGTTTTCCTGCTGCCCGGACGACGTCGTGCCGGGCGGAGCGCCGAACCGGCTGCTAGTCGACCGGGCGGATGA